A window of Hevea brasiliensis isolate MT/VB/25A 57/8 chromosome 14, ASM3005281v1, whole genome shotgun sequence contains these coding sequences:
- the LOC110633539 gene encoding PRA1 family protein B3: MAAPTIPISNPQSQSQPPIATPAFRAFISLLSSSIRHGLSQRRPWSELVDRNSMARPDSLSEAASRIRKNLSYFKVNYITFLAIVLAFSLLSHPFSLLVLLCLLAAWIFLYLFRPSDQPVVIFSRTFSDRETLGVLVVLTIVVVFLTSVGSLLISALMVGLAIVCAHGAFRVPEDLFLDDQEPANAGFLSFLGGAASSAAAAAAPAVASRV; encoded by the coding sequence ATGGCTGCCCCAACTATCCCGATCTCAAATCCCCAGTCCCAATCACAACCCCCAATCGCCACCCCCGCCTTCCGCGCCTTCATCTCACTCCTCTCCTCCTCGATCCGTCATGGTTTATCTCAGCGCCGCCCTTGGTCGGAACTCGTTGACCGGAACTCCATGGCCCGACCTGATTCCCTCTCCGAAGCCGCCTCCCGGATCCGGAAAAATCTATCTTATTTTAAAGTCAATTATATTACCTTTCTTGCAATTGTACTCGCTTTCTCCCTCTTGTCTCACCCTTTCTCTCTCCTCGTCCTTCTCTGCCTCCTCGCCGCTTGGATCTTTCTCTACCTCTTTCGACCGTCGGATCAGCCTGTTGTCATTTTCAGTCGAACCTTCTCAGATCGTGAAACCCTAGGTGTGTTGGTGGTGTTGACGATTGTGGTGGTGTTTTTGACCAGCGTTGGCTCGCTTCTGATATCTGCTTTGATGGTTGGATTGGCCATCGTGTGTGCCCACGGTGCATTTAGGGTTCCTGAGGATCTGTTTCTGGATGATCAAGAGCCTGCAAACGCTGGATTCCTCTCTTTCCTCGGTGGTGCCGCCTCCTCAGCTGCCGCAGCAGCAGCTCCCGCCGTTGCCTCCCGTGTGTGA